A single region of the Kocuria rosea genome encodes:
- a CDS encoding glycoside hydrolase family 13 protein has translation MSTTYGALQSLRLTPVHDRDQEPKWWRSSVIYQVYPRSFRDLDGDGVGDLAGITAELGQLAELDIDAIWLSPFYPSPQLDGGYDVSDYCDVDPSFGTLADFDALVSAADALSIRVIIDLVPNHCSQEHVLFRQALAAGPDAPERDLFVFRDGRGASGQLPPNNWQSHFGGPAWTRVTESDGQPGQWYLHLFDSSQPDFNWDNELVRQEFERVLCFWLDRGVAGFRVDVAHALIKAEGLPDWDGRADGGSIPGYPFTDAPMFGQPQIHDIYRRWREVLAEYDGERILCAEASVDPLDRLADWVRPDQMHQTFNFSYLAAPWDAAELRRIITSSLEAFDAVGAPTTWVLSNHDVVRHPTRLALTADSPRPGDGRGPEDEQPDHVLGTRRARAASLLMLGLPGGVYLYQGEELGLPDHTTLPHDVRQDPTYHRTGGSRLGRDGCRVPLPWTSTGASLGYSATGEAWLPQPQGWAELSREAQRHDPASTLSLYRSALALRREHGLGSGSLAWAEDLTGPECLGLVNNGVLVLLNTGSAPVELPDLPVLLRSGSPASAPHILDPEECAWLQTEDPGTTGR, from the coding sequence ATGTCCACGACCTACGGTGCGCTGCAGTCCCTGCGCCTCACACCCGTCCACGACCGCGACCAGGAGCCGAAGTGGTGGCGCTCCTCGGTGATCTACCAGGTGTATCCCCGCTCGTTCCGGGACCTCGACGGGGACGGTGTCGGCGACCTCGCCGGCATCACCGCCGAGCTGGGACAGCTGGCGGAGCTGGACATCGACGCGATCTGGCTCTCCCCCTTCTATCCCTCCCCGCAGCTCGACGGCGGCTACGACGTGAGCGACTACTGCGACGTCGACCCCTCCTTCGGCACCCTCGCGGACTTCGACGCACTGGTCTCGGCCGCGGACGCCCTGTCGATCCGGGTGATCATCGACCTCGTGCCCAACCACTGCTCGCAGGAGCACGTCCTGTTCCGGCAGGCCCTCGCGGCGGGTCCCGACGCCCCGGAGCGCGACCTGTTCGTCTTCCGGGACGGCCGCGGCGCGTCCGGGCAGCTGCCCCCCAACAACTGGCAGTCCCACTTCGGGGGCCCGGCCTGGACCCGGGTGACCGAGTCCGACGGGCAGCCCGGCCAGTGGTACCTCCACCTGTTCGACTCGTCGCAGCCCGACTTCAACTGGGACAACGAGCTGGTCCGCCAGGAGTTCGAGCGGGTGCTGTGCTTCTGGCTCGACCGCGGCGTCGCCGGCTTCCGGGTGGACGTGGCGCACGCGCTCATCAAGGCGGAGGGCCTCCCGGACTGGGACGGGCGGGCCGACGGGGGGAGCATCCCGGGCTACCCGTTCACCGACGCCCCGATGTTCGGGCAGCCGCAGATCCACGACATCTACCGGCGCTGGCGCGAGGTGCTCGCGGAGTACGACGGCGAGCGGATCCTCTGCGCCGAGGCGAGCGTGGACCCGCTGGACCGCCTGGCCGACTGGGTGCGCCCCGACCAGATGCACCAGACGTTCAACTTCTCCTACCTGGCGGCGCCGTGGGACGCCGCGGAGCTGCGCCGGATCATCACCTCCTCCCTCGAGGCGTTCGACGCGGTCGGGGCCCCCACCACCTGGGTGCTGTCCAACCACGACGTCGTGCGGCACCCGACCCGCCTGGCGCTGACCGCGGACTCCCCGCGCCCGGGTGACGGCCGCGGGCCCGAGGACGAGCAGCCGGACCACGTGCTGGGCACGCGGCGGGCACGTGCCGCGTCCCTGCTCATGCTCGGCCTGCCGGGCGGCGTGTACCTGTACCAGGGGGAGGAGCTGGGCCTGCCGGACCACACGACCCTCCCCCACGACGTCCGCCAGGACCCGACCTACCACCGGACCGGCGGGAGCCGGCTCGGCCGTGACGGCTGCCGGGTGCCGCTGCCCTGGACCAGCACCGGGGCGTCCCTGGGCTACAGCGCCACGGGCGAGGCCTGGCTCCCGCAGCCCCAGGGCTGGGCGGAGCTCTCGCGCGAGGCGCAGCGCCACGACCCGGCGTCCACGCTGTCCCTCTACCGCTCCGCGCTGGCGCTGCGGCGCGAGCACGGGCTCGGCTCGGGCTCGCTCGCGTGGGCGGAGGACCTCACGGGCCCGGAGTGTCTCGGGCTCGTCAACAACGGCGTCCTGGTGCTGCTGAACACGGGCTCCGCCCCGGTCGAGCTGCCGGACCTGCCGGTCCTGCTCCGCAGCGGGTCCCCGGCCTCCGCGCCGCATATCCTGGACCCGGAGGAGTGCGCATGGCTGCAGACGGAGGACCCCGGCACGACCGGACGATGA
- a CDS encoding LacI family DNA-binding transcriptional regulator produces the protein MAADGGPRHDRTMNPPRLQDVAARAGVSTATVSRALSGKGHVSPRARARVREAAQELGFVVSYHASSLASGRSRNIGVVLPHVDRWYFSTVLEGVAGALMEAGYDLTLYNFEGDRYRETVLTDFLLRKRLDAAVAVSLHLDPAETEQMFAAGIPLVGVGGPLVGAPTISIDDLDVGRRATQHLIGLGHRRIAHLGGAEEGSRYFPMSSDRRDGWEQAMADAGLAVEPAWSLVADYTFTDAYQQAKNLLADPADRPTAIFASSDEMAAGTILAARDLGLTVPGDLSVIGVDAHPIGEAFGLTTLDQHARQQGTRAVERLLEHLAGGSREPSNELFPAHFVARSSTGPAPASDHRP, from the coding sequence ATGGCTGCAGACGGAGGACCCCGGCACGACCGGACGATGAACCCACCCCGGCTCCAGGACGTCGCCGCGCGGGCGGGCGTGTCCACCGCGACCGTCTCCCGCGCGCTCAGCGGCAAGGGGCACGTCTCGCCCCGCGCCCGGGCCCGGGTCCGCGAGGCGGCGCAGGAGCTGGGCTTCGTCGTGTCCTACCACGCCTCGAGCCTGGCGAGCGGCCGGAGCCGCAACATCGGGGTGGTCCTCCCCCACGTCGACCGGTGGTACTTCTCCACCGTCCTCGAAGGAGTGGCCGGCGCGCTCATGGAGGCCGGGTACGACCTGACCCTCTACAACTTCGAGGGGGACCGCTACCGGGAGACCGTGCTGACCGACTTCCTGCTGCGCAAGCGCCTGGACGCGGCCGTGGCGGTGTCCCTGCACCTGGACCCGGCGGAGACGGAGCAGATGTTCGCCGCCGGCATCCCCCTCGTCGGGGTCGGGGGCCCGCTGGTGGGGGCGCCCACCATCAGCATCGACGACCTCGACGTCGGGCGCCGCGCGACGCAGCACCTCATCGGGCTGGGCCACCGGCGGATCGCGCACCTCGGCGGGGCCGAGGAGGGCAGTCGCTACTTCCCCATGTCCAGCGACCGCCGGGACGGCTGGGAGCAGGCGATGGCGGACGCCGGGCTGGCCGTGGAACCCGCGTGGTCGCTCGTCGCGGACTACACGTTCACCGACGCGTACCAGCAGGCCAAGAATCTCCTGGCGGACCCCGCCGACCGCCCGACCGCCATCTTCGCCTCGTCCGACGAGATGGCGGCCGGGACGATCCTGGCGGCGCGGGACCTCGGGCTCACCGTGCCCGGGGACCTGTCCGTCATCGGCGTCGACGCCCACCCCATCGGGGAGGCCTTCGGCCTGACGACCCTGGACCAGCACGCCCGGCAGCAGGGCACCCGCGCTGTGGAGCGGCTCCTCGAGCACCTGGCCGGAGGGAGCCGCGAACCGTCGAACGAGCTCTTCCCGGCCCACTTCGTCGCCCGCTCCTCCACCGGCCCGGCCCCGGCCTCCGACCACCGCCCCTGA